A genomic region of Parambassis ranga unplaced genomic scaffold, fParRan2.1 scaffold_66_arrow_ctg1, whole genome shotgun sequence contains the following coding sequences:
- the LOC114431282 gene encoding cytosolic phospholipase A2 gamma-like — translation MGGEPQNNPPKMLCGDAGWAAGLVCIMVLGAMGHPAGEDTSTVIPPKQDNMSKTWYSTDAAKHHVRRSQSLSAGEQGFILRRKQIVLKSLNKLGVTCSQYSVPHIAVLGSGGGQRAIVSLVGSLYQMKKEGLLDAVLYLGGVSGSAMSMGSLYSDPQWNANMDATVSRLSGPKVELSEVMDWLDRRVKEEHFSLSDIWGALTSAAIMKQLDKRRLSEDGGYIMNPYPIYNAVNKNCLTNGSQKSKWFEITPHESGFTELGLFINTAYLGSRTPNVEKDESPEMDLVRLQGIMGSMLACEEDVGKYMFDWLRVQQRLSTYEDCDMPFCRPVWYLTELIRKNTKNFSGLEFLDKLQKTLKERLKVNPTETFEKKCTEQPVLKQWLQRLMPSLQKWTQSPDEGPSKNNATLLINKLISLIVNWEWGTTENFLYQDSDPTVPACIRLKERLQLIDAGVMLNIPFAPFLGEKRDTDLLIVLDYGGADTFEDLLTARDYATKLNKPFPEIEEKVLEEKDWPRDIYVFRGEAKEPTIVYMPLFNRENCRDAEELRAKREEFTTLQPSYSKEKIHALLEIAKANIKNSQDTLLREVKTAALRRPFRRHSGHTV, via the exons ATGGGTGGAG AGCCCCAGAACAATCCTCCAAAGATGCTGTGTGGAGATGCCGGCTGGGCCGCCGGGCTGGTCTGTATCATGGTGTTAGGAGCGATGGGACACCCTGCAGGGGAGGACACGTCCACAGTCATTCCTCCGAAACAGGACAACATGAGCAAGACGTGGTATTCAACTGATGCAGCGAAG catcacGTACGTCGGTCCCAGTCCCTGTCTGCTGGGGAGCAGGGTTTTATCCTGAGGAGGAAACAAATAGTGCTGAAGTCTCTCAACAAGCTGggagtcacatgttcacag TATTCGGTTCCTCACATCGCAGTCTTGGGGTCAGGTGGGGGTCAGAGGGCCATCGTGAGCCTGGTGGGTTCCCTCTATCAGATGAAGAAAGAAGGTCTGCTCGATGCTGTGCTCTACCTGGGAGGAGTTTCTGGCTCTGCCAT GTCAATGGGCTCCCTGTACAGTGACCCACAGTGGAATGCCAACATGGACGCCACAGTGTCCAGGCTGTCAGGTCCTAAAGTCGAGCTGAGTGAGGTGATGGACTGGCTGGACAGGAGGGTAAAAGAGGAGCACTTCTCTCTGAGTGATATCTGGGGAGCACTGACCTCTGCTGCCATCATGAAACAG CTGGACAAGCGTCGCCTCTCTGAGGATGGCGGGTACATCATGAATCCTTATCCCATCTACAACGCAGTGAACAAAAACTGTTTGACTAATGGCTCCCAAAAAA GTAAATGGTTTGAGATCACTCCCCATGAGTCCGGCTTCACAGAGCTTGGCCTCTTCATCAACACGGCTTATCTGGGCAGCAGAACCCCCAATGTGGAGAAAGATGAAAGTCCAGAGATGGACCTAGTCAGGCTGCAAG GTATCATGGGCAGCATGTTGGCGTGTGAAGAGGACGTGGGGAAGTATATGTTCGACTGGCTTAGAG TGCAGCAGCGGCTCAGCACCTATGAGGACTGTGACATGCCTTTCTGCCGCCCTGTTTGGTATCTAACGGAGCTgatcagaaaaaacacaaagaatttCTCTGGTTTAGAATTTCTGGACAAACTGCAGAAAACTCTGAAAG AACGGCTGAAAGTCAACCCTACTGAGACATTTGAAAAGAAGTGCACAGAACAACCAGTCCTCAAGCAGTGGCTTCAGAGGCTGATGCCCTCCTTACAGAAGTGGACCCAGAGTCCGGATGAAGGACCCAGCAAAAACAACG CCACTTTGTTGATCAATAAACTGATCTCTCTGATTGTGAACTGGGAATGGGGAACCACAGAAAACTTCCTGTACCAGGACTCAG ATCCCACAGTGCCGGCCTGCATTAGACTTAAAGAGCGGCTGCAGCTGATAGACGCTGGTGTGATGCTCAACATTCCCTTTGCTCCTTTCCTGGGAGAGAAGAGGGACACGGACCTGCTCATTGTTCTGGACTACGGTGGTGCTGACACCTTCGAG GATCTACTGACTGCTAGAGACTACGCCACCAAGCTGAACAAACCTTTCCCAGAGATAGAAGAGAAAGTCCTGGAGGAGAAGGACTGGCCGAGGGACATCTATGTGTTCAGGGGCGAAGCCAAGGAACCGACCATTGTCTACATGCCGCTCTTCAACAGAGAGAACTGCAGAG ATGCAGAGGAGCTCAGAGCAAAGAGGGAGGAGTTCACCACCTTACAGCCCAGCTACAGCAAGGAGAAGATCCACGCTCTGTTGG
- the LOC114431305 gene encoding cytosolic phospholipase A2 gamma-like produces the protein MRGANTGLPAVVVCLWLVNSGVLARMEGTLAASEKLVYQSQSLCAGEQDYVQRRKQVVLDSLSSLEMNCTADSVPHIALLASGGGQRAAVALVGSLHQMHHEGLLDTLLYFGGVSGSTWSMASLYSDPQWSRNMEAAESRLSGPGVKLEEALGWLGERSKEEHFSLTDVWGVLTSAGIMKQMDIRHLSDEASRNATNPYPIYCAIEKHCYTNGPIEGKWFEVSPHEAGFTEMGLFVETSYLGSKFQNGELLEKKPEMDMVKLQGVLGCALAHEEVVRDFIPPWLNVPEYVDSATQEYLRTYNTLDKIIALTKSTVDEPAPWSALDELQKTLGDKVNHNESALLESKTLEERKGVFQQWSQELLAAVETWTQSLEEGAFKTHVSLLTKQILPLVMRWEWGTTPNFLYQYQDSPVPTCLRTKESFHLVDAGLLINVAYPSFLGDKRDIDLIIAPEYSAGNMFETLTLARDYAAEVQKPFPEIGETVLQDRDWPKDCYVFEGKGKEPTIVYMPLFNRQNCKDAEEFKAKMEEFSTFQPPFNQEKIKFLLETAKANMKNNKETLLREINKAAVRRQSKRSLLCPVSDSCL, from the exons ATGAGGGGAGCAAACACAGGTCTGCCAGCTGTGGTGGTTTGTCTTTGGCTTGTGAATTCAGGAGTTCTGGCTCGCATGGAGGGAACGCTGGCTGCCTCTGAG AAACTGGTGTATCAGTCACAGAGCCTGTGTGCTGGTGAGCAGGACtatgtgcagaggaggaaacaagTCGTTCTAGATTCACTCAGCAGTCTGGAAATGAACTGTACAGCA GACTCTGTTCCTCACATCGCCCTGTTGGCGTCAGGTGGAGGTCAGAGGGCAGCTGTGGCCCTGGTGGGGTCCCTCCATCAGATGCATCATGAAGGTCTGCTGGACACTCTGCTGTATTTTGGAGGGGTTTCTGGGTCAACATG GTCCATGGCCTCCCTGTACAGTGACCCACAGTGgagcagaaacatggaggcagCAGAGTCCAGGCTGTCGGGTCCTGGGGTCAAACTGGAGGAGGCTCTGGGCTGGTTGGGCGAAAGGTCAAAAGAGGAGCACTTCTCTCTGACGGATGTTTGGGGGGTCTTGACCTCTGCTGGGATCATGAAGCAG ATGGATATACGGCATCTTTCAGATGAGGCCAGCCGGAACGCCACCAACCCTTACCCCATCTACTGTGCCATAGAGAAGCACTGCTACACTAATGGGCCTATAGAAG GAAAATGGTTCGAGGTCAGCCCTCATGAGGCCGGATTCACCGAGATGGGCCTCTTTGTTGAGACGTCCTATCTGGGCAGCAAATTCCAGAATGGAGAGCTGCTGGAGAAGAAGCCAGAGATGGACATGGTCAAGCTACAAG GTGTCTTAGGCTGCGCTCTGGCTCACGAGGAAGTGGTCAGAGACTTCATCCCTCCCTGGCTGAATG tgcccGAGTATGTAGACAGTGCTACTCAGGAATACTTGCGCACATACAACACCCTTGATAAAATAATTGCTCTGACCAAAAGCACTGTTGATGAGCCCGCTCCTTGGTCTGCCCTGGACGAGCTGCAGAAAACATTAGGAG ACAAGGTCAATCATAATGAGTCTGCGCTGCTGGAGTCAAAGACTTTGGAAGAAAGAAAAGGTGTTTTTCAGCAGTGGAGCCAAGAGCTGCTGGCGGCAGTAGAGACCTGGACCCAGAGCCTGGAGGAAGGAGCCTTTAAAACACATG TTTCTCTCCTTACGAAACAAATCCTTCCCCTGGTGATGAGGTGGGAGTGGGGAACAACCCCAAACTTCCTCTACCAATACCAAG ATTCGCCTGTTCCAACATGCCTGCGAACTAAAGAAAGCTTCCACCTGGTGGACGCCGGGCTGCTGATTAATGTGGCCTACCCTTCATTTCTGGGAGACAAGAGAGACATCGACCTCATCATAGCACCAGAATACAGCGCAGGAAACATGTTTGAG ACTCTGACTCTTGCCAGAGACTACGCAGCCGAGGTGCAGAAGCCTTTCCCGGAGATTGGTGAGACAGTCCTGCAGGACAGAGACTGGCCCAAGGACTGCTACGTGTTTGAAGGAAAAGGGAAGGAACCCACCATCGTTTACATGCCGCTCTTCAACAGACAAAACTGCAAAG ATGCAGAGGAGTTCAAAGCAAAGATGGAGGAGTTCTCCACCTTCCAGCCCCCCTTCAACCAGGAGAAGATCAAGTTTTTGTTGGAGACAGCCAAGGCTAACATGAAGAACAACAAGGAAACTCTGCTGAGGGAGATAAACAAAGCCGCCGTGCGCCGACAGAGCAAGAG GTCTCTGCTGTGCCCGGTCTCTGACTCTTGTCTGTag